A single genomic interval of Mesoplodon densirostris isolate mMesDen1 chromosome 20, mMesDen1 primary haplotype, whole genome shotgun sequence harbors:
- the LOC132481263 gene encoding large ribosomal subunit protein eL27-like: MGKFMKPGKVVLVLAGRYSGRKVVIIKNIDDGTSDRPYSHVLVAGIDRYPRKVTAAMGKKKIAKRSKIKSFVKVYNYNHLMPTRYSVDIPLDKTVVNKDVFRDPALKRKARREAKVKFEERYKTGKNKWFFQKLRF; encoded by the coding sequence ATGGGCAAGTTCATGAAACCCGGAAAGGTGGTGCTGGTCCTGGCCGGTCGCTACTCCGGACGCAAAGTGGTCATCATAAAGAACATTGATGATGGCACCTCAGACCGACCCTACAGCCACGTTCTGGTGGCTGGAATTGATCGCTATCCCCGCAAAGTGACAGCTGCCATGGGCAAGAAGAAAATTGCCAAGAGGTCAAAGATCAAGTCTTTCGTGAAAGTTTATAATTATAATCACCTCATGCCTACAAGGTACTCTGTGGATATCCCCTTGGACAAAACTGTTGTCAACAAGGATGTCTTCAGAGACCCTGCTCTCAAACGCAAGGCCCGACGAGAGGCCAAGGTCAAGTTTGAGGAGAGATACAAGACCGGCAAGAACAAATGGTTCTTTCAGAAGCTGCGGTTTTAG